A genomic stretch from Mesoplodon densirostris isolate mMesDen1 chromosome 3, mMesDen1 primary haplotype, whole genome shotgun sequence includes:
- the GADD45B gene encoding growth arrest and DNA damage-inducible protein GADD45 beta: MTLEELVACDNAAQKMQTVSAAVEELLVAAQRQDRLTVGVYESAKLMNVDPDSVVLCLLAIDEEEEDDIALQIHFTLIQSFCCDNDIDIVRVSGMQRLAQLLGEPAETQGTTEARDLHCLLVTNPHTDAWKSHGLVEVASYCEESRENNQWVPYIPLQER; this comes from the exons ATGACACTGGAAGAGCTCGTGGCGTGCGACAACGCGGCGCAGAA GATGCAGACGGTGAGCGCCGCGGTGGAGGAGCTGCTGGTGGCTGCGCAGCGCCAGGACCGCCTCACCGTGGGGGTGTACGAGTCGGCCAAGCTGATGAATGT GGACCCTGACAGCGTGGTCCTGTGCCTCCTGGCTAttgacgaggaggaggaggacgacaTCGCCCTGCAGATACACTTCACGCTCATCCAGTCCTTTTGCTGTGACAACGACATTGACATCGTGCGGGTGTCAGGAATGCAGCGCCTGGCACAGCTGCTGGGCGAGCCGGCCGAGACCCAGGGCACCACCGAGGCCCGGGACCTGCACTGCCTCCTGGTCACG AACCCTCACACAGACGCCTGGAAAAGCCACGGCCTGGTGGAGGTTGCCAGTTACTGCGAAGAGAGCAGGGAGAACAACCAGTGGGTCCCCTACATCCCCCTTCAGGAGCGCTGA